In the Ferribacterium limneticum genome, GCCAATCGGTTCAAGCAACCTGTGGTGGTTAAACCACGACACCCATTCCAGGGTTGCCAGCTCGACGGATTCCTTGGTTTTCCAGGGCGCCCGCCGATGGATCATCTCGGCCTTGTACAAGCCATTAATCGTCTCTGCCAAGGCGTTGTCGTAACTGTCACCCTTGCTGCCGACTGAAGGCTCAATCCCGGCCTCGGCCAGTCGCTCGCTGTAACGGATCGAGACGTACTGCGAGCCCCTGTCCGAGTGGTGGATCAAGGCTTCCTCGGGACTCGGCTGGCGGGCATACAGCGCCTGTTCCAGCGCATCGAGCACGAAGTCCGTGTGCATGGAACTGCTGACGCGCCAGCCCACGATGCGTCGGGCAAAAACGTCGATAACGAAGGCAACGTACAGCCAGCCTTGCCAGGTCGAGACATAGGTGAAGTCCGAGACCCACAACTGATTGGGACGCTCAGCCTTGAACTGCCGATTGACCCGATCCAGCGGGCACGGCATCTTGCTGTCGCTGATCGTGGTGCGCATCACCTTGCCACGCATAACGCCACGCAGCCCCTGACAGCGCATGAGCCGCTCGACCGTACAACGGGCCACCACGACGCCTTCGCGGTTCAGTTGCCGCCAGACCTTGTCGGCACCATAGACCTGCAGGTTGCACCAAGATGAAGAGTCAGACTGTTTCGAGAACTATGGAAAACCGTTTGGCTAGCGTCACGCTTGATGCCACCGGCAACCTGACCTGCTACCAAAGTTTGGGAAATCAAGAAGAGGGTCAGCAACAGATCATCAGTAAACGATGGCACACCGCGGAGACCCACACCGGTTTCAACGGCAATACCATCATTTACACCTACGATCCGATCCGCACTAGAAACGCAACGGGTCGACGTCGCCAGTAAGCCGGAGCGGCGACAAATGGCTGGATCAGGCTTTCTTGACGAATTCCGACTTCAGCTGCATCGCACCGATGCCGTCGATCTTGCAGTCGATATCGTGATCGCCATCGATCAGGCGGATGTTCTTGACCTTGGTGCCAACCTTGACGACCGATGAGGAGCCTTTGATCTTCAGGTCCTTGATCACGGTGACCGAGTCGCCATCCTGCAGTTCATTGCCGTTGGCATCGCGCCAGACGCGCTTTTCTTCGGCGGTAACGGCTGCATTCTTCGGCCATTCGTGGGCGCATTCCGGGCAGACGTAATTGTCGCCATCTTCGTAGGTGTATTCCGATTTGCACTTCGGGCAGTTGGGCAAGCCGCTCATGGGGATTCCTTTTTAGTAGTCTTCTTCGCTGCCGCCCATCAGATTGGGCAGCAGGATGTAGGCGCGCTGGAGGGCGCTGGAGAGGTCCGGACAGACATTATCGTCGCCCAGGTGATCGACAAAGCCGGAGCGATAGAGGAGCGAGCCGGGTTGTGAATTGAGGCCGCAAACGAGCAGCGTGCAGCCGCGTTTCTTCAGTTTGTCGAGCAGGTTTTCCAGGCCTTCGAGGCCGGTAGTGTCGAGCTGGATCAGTTGCGTCATGTCGAGAATGACGACTTCCGGATGGCCGGCGGCCGGGTCGAGCAGGGCTTCCAGCTTGTTGACCGCACCAAAGAACAGCGAGCCGAACAACTGCCACGCCGCAACCCGCATTGTGCCGTCCGGATAGAGGAATTGCGGCTCGCTGGCTTCTTCGCGCAGCGGGCGGCGCTCGACGCGGGTCAGTTCGGACATGCGATAGATGAAGAACAGGCTGGCCAGCACCATGCCCAGTTCGACCGCAATCGTCAGGTCAAAGAGGACCGTGACGAAGAAGGTGGCGAGCAGGATGATCCGGTAGTTGTAGGAATAGCGCTTCAGTTCCTTGAATTCGTGCCATTCGCCCATGTTGATGGCGACGACCATGACGATGGCCGACAGGGTGGCGAGCGGCACGTAGGAGGCGAGCGGCGCGGCAATCAGCACGATACCGATGAGAACCACTGCGTGGGTGATGCCGGCAATGGGTGTCCGGCCGCCGGACTTGACGTTGGTCGAGGTCCGCGCGATGGCGCCGGTGGCGGCAAAGCCGCCGAACAATGGCGCCGCAATATTGGCCAGCCCTTGGGCAACCAGTTCTTGGTTAGGGTCGTGACGGTCGTCGATCTGGCTGTCGGCAACACGGGCCGAGAGCAGTGACTCGATGGCACCGAGCAGGGCGATGGTAATGGCCGGCGAGATCAGCTTGCCGAAATCGTGAATTGACAGATTAGGTAGCCCAAAAACGGGTAATTCCTGCGGAATGCCGCCAAAGCGGGTGCCGATTGTTTCCACTGGCAGGTTGAAGATGTAGGAAACCAGAGTGCCGACGATCAGCACGACAAGCGGTCCCGGTGCCCGGCGCAGTATGGCGAGCCGCTGGGCCAGCCAGTTGTACGAGAGCAGGAAGATGAAACAGGCCGAGGCCAGGCCCAGCGTTGGCAGGTCAACGGTGTCGGCGTAGGCAGCCAGGGTCTTGATGCGGTGAAAGAATTCGGCCGGCAGGCTCTCGATCTTCAGGCCGAAAAAGTCCTTGATCTGGGCGAGGAAGATGACCACGGCAATGCCGTTGGTGAAGCCGATGACGACGGTGACCGGGATGAAACGGATCAGCTGCCCCATGCGGGCAAGCCCCATGGCAAGCAGGAAGACCCCGGCCAGCATGGTGGCCCCGAGCAGGTTGTTGAAGCCATGGATGGCGACGATGCCATAGACGATGGGGATGAAGGCACCGGTCGGGCCGCCGATCTGGACCCGTGAGCCGCCCAGTGCCGAGGTAATCAGGCCGGCGATGATGGCAGTCCAGATGCCGGCGGTCGGCGAGCAACCCGAGGCGATGGAGAAGGCCATGGCCAGTGGCAGGGCGAGAACCCCGACCGTAATCCCCGCGGCGATGTCCTTGCCCAGTTGCCCGCGATTGTAGGTCGGCAGGCAATCCAGCAGCTTCGGACGAAAGGCGATTTTCATGGGGAACGCTCACAGGGTAAGCACCGCATTATATGAGTACCCTATTAATCGTCAATGTTAATCACATGTTAATATGATTAGACATAAATCCAATTAGAGAAAATCATGGAGAACAGAACTGCCCGCTTGACGATCCTGATCGATCCGCAAAAGAAAAAGATCTTCGAGGAAATCTGTGCCGCCAAAGACCTGACGCCTTCGCAGGTGGTGCGTCGGCTGGTTCGTCAGTACGTCATCGACAACGCCGGCAACCGCGATCTGCCTGAGTGGCTGAAGCCTGGCAGCACGGCCGGCGATTAATCGGCTTCCTTGTCGGGGCGAACCTTGTCCGGATGGTGGGCGGCAATATATGCATCGTAACGGTCCTGCATTTGCGGGGCCTGCTTGGCGATTTCGCGCAGAATGCGAGCGACCGACCAGAGCATGACCGCAGCGCCACCTGCGGTGCAGACGACGGCTTCCACCATTGAGCTCGGAAAACCGGCAATGATGGCCCCTTTGCCGGCGGCAAACCAGCTGGCGCCAATGCCGACGCAAGACAGCCCAAAAACATCGGCCAGGGCATAGGCGAAAATCGGGCCGGTCAGTTGCGGGCGAGGCGGGCGGATTGATGGTTTGAGCATGCGGTTGGTCTCTATTGGTGGCCGTTATCAAAAAGTCTTCTAAAAGACTTGACAAGTCGAATGTCAAGGTTTGACTTATGCACAGTGGCGGTGCGTTTTTAGCAGTGGGGCGATTGCTTGATGACGAATTTGTTAAATTGCCCGTCGTATTTATTATTTACTTTTAAATCAACGGCTTGTGATTAAGCTCAAGTTTCGGGCAGGGCAACAAAAAACCTTGTGGGACGGCTACTTAGCGCATTGCTTCCCGATTCATGCACAGACTTATCCACAGTTTTTGTGGATAGTTTCAAAAGCCTAAACCCTGTAGCTAGATTGGGATGTTAAGTTAAAGTGATACTTGAGGTTTGCGGCTGTTTTTGTTGCGCTGCAACAAGAAACGGCCTGCCCGGCAGGCCGTTTCCATTGGCATCGATTTACTTGACTCGCATGCCGGGCTGAGCGCCGGAATCCGGCGACAGCAGGAAAATCCCGGGCGTTTTGCCTTCCGGGTCGGAAGCGGCGAGGACCATGCCTTCCGATAATCCAAATTTCATTTTTCGCGGCGCCAGGTTGGCGACCATGACGGTCAATCGGCCGATCAACTGCGCCGGATCGTAGGCCGCCTTGATGCCGGCGAAGACATTGCGTGTTTCGTCGTTCCCGACATCCAGCGTCAGGCGGACCAGCTTGTCGGCACCTTCGACGTGTTCGGCGTTGGCGATGCGGACTATGCGCAGGTCGACCTTCATGAAATCGTCGATATTGCAGAATGGCTCCCAGGGGCTTTCCGTCTTCACTTCGTTTTGCTGGTGTTCGGCATGGCGTTGCTGGGACTGGACTTCCTGCGTCGGAGCCAGCGATTCCTTGTTGGCTTCGACCAGTTTTTCGATCAGCTTGGGATCGACGCGGGTCATCAGGTGCTCATAGACATTGATGGCGTGGCCGCCGGCCAGAAGGCTCTGCGTATCGGTCCACTGCAGCGGGGCGATGTTGAGGAATTTCTCGACCTTGTTGGCGACGATGGGCAGGATCGGCTTCAGCAGCACGGTGAGCAGGCGGAACAGATTCAGCGCGTTGGTGCAGGCGGCGTGCAGTTCGACTTCCTTGCCTTCCTGCTTGGCCAGTTCCCACGGCTTGACGCTATCGACGTACTGGTTGGCGGCATCGGTCAACGCCATGATCTCGCGCATGGCCTTGCCAAACTCGCGGGCTTCATACAGCTCGGCGATGCGGCTGGCTGCTTCCTGAATGCCCTTGATGGCCGGCAGATCGGCAGCAGCCGGCGCCAGTTGGCCATTGAAGCGCTTGGTGATGAAGCCGGCGGAGCGGCTGGCAATGTTCACGTACTTGCCGACCAGGTCCGAATTGACGCGGGCGACGAAGTCATCGAGGCTGAGGTCGATGTCTTCCATCGTGGCCGACAGCTTGGCCGCATAGTAATAGCGCAGCCACTCCGGATTCAGCCCGGTCTTCAGGAAGCTCTCGGCGGTGATGAAGGTGCCGCGCGATTTGGACATCTTGGCGCCATCGACGGTCAGGAAACCGTGCGCGAAGATCTTGGTCGGCGTGCGGAAACCGGCATGGGCCAGTTCGGCCGGCCAGAACAGGGCGTGGAAGTAAAGGATGTCCTTGCCGATGAAATGGTAGAGCTCGGTCTTGGAGTCGGGCTTGAAGTACTCGTCGAAATCGAGGCCGTTCTTGCTGCACAGATTCTTGAACGAGCCCATGTAGCCGATCGGCGCGTCGAGCCAGACGTAGAAATACTTGCCCGGTGCATCGGGAATTTCGAAGCCGAAATAGGGGGCGTCGCGCGAAATGTCCCAGTCGGTCAGTTTGTTCTCGCCGGGCGCGCCCAGCCATTCCTGCATCTTGTTAGCGGCTTCGTTCTGCAGCACGCCGTTGTCGCGGCTGGTGTATTGGCGCAGAAAGGCCTCGCAGCGCGGGTCGGAGAGCTTGAAAAAGTAATGTTCGGAAGTGCGCAATTCCGGCTTGGCGCCGGAGATCGCCGAGTACGGATCTTTCAGGTCGGTCGGCGCATAGGCTGCACCGCAGGACTCGCAGTTGTCGCCATACTGGTCCTTGGCGCCACACTTCGGGCATTCGCCCTTGATGAAGCGGTCAGGCAGAAACAGTTGCTTGACCGGGTCGTAATACTGCTCGATGGTTCGCGTTTCGATCAGGCCGGCGGCGCGCAGCTTCAGATAGATGTCGTTGGCGCAGTCGCGGGTTTCGTCGGAGTGCGTGCTGTAGTAATTGTCGAAACCGACATGGAAACCGGCGAAGTCACGGGAATGCTCGCCATGGACGCGGGCGATCAGTTGCTCCGGCGTGATCCCTTCCTTCTCGGCGCGCAGCATGATCGGCGTGCCGTGGGTGTCGTCGGCGCAGACGTACCAGCACTCGTTGCCGGACATCTTCTGGAAACGTACCCAGATATCGGTCTGGATATATTCGACCAGGTGGCCGAGGTGGATGGCGCCATTGGCGTAGGGCAGGGCGGAAGTGACGAGGATTTTGCGCGACATGAGAGGCCGGTGCTTGAAAGGTAAAGCACGATTTTACCGCGAGGAATCATGGTGATGACTTGCAAACCGATATTCATTGGCGCGGCCGGGGTTTGTGACGGAAAGTAAACAAGTGTGATCACTTGGTAAATTTGCCGGTGGCATTGTTGCTCTGCCGGCTTGATGGGCGCAAAATTCAACAAAAATGGGAGGTTGTATGAACTTTGCGGTCGTTGAAGACAGCAGAAGCCAGGCTGAAGTTCTGAAGGCACTTTTGAAGAGTGAAGGCCATCAGGTCGAGATTTTCGCCGAAGGCAAGCCCTGCATCGAGGCGCTGAAGACGCGCAGCTTCGACTTTTTCGTCATTGACTGGAATCTGCCGGATATTGGCGGTGACGAAGTTCTCAAGCAAATTCGGGAACATTGTGGCTGGGATGTGCCGGTCCTGTTCTGCACCGGTCGTACCGACGAAGAGGCGGCGGCCGATATTCTTCGTCTGGGTGCCGATGATTATGTCCCGAAGCCCATCCGCTACATGGAGTTCCTGGCGCGCGTCCAGTCTTTGCTGCGCCGCCGGAAGCCTCGCCCTGCCACCCTGCAGTTCGGCAATATCGAAATCGACCTCGAGGGGCGGCGAATTCGATTGTGCGGCCTGGATGTCGAGCTGACCCAGCGCGAATTTGAACTCGCCGTCATCCTGTTGCGTAATGTGGGTCGTGTGCTGTCGCGGGAAGAGTTGCTGACCAGTGTCTGGTCGCGGGAGGCGGGGGTGGATACCCGTACCGTCGATACGCATGCCAGCCGTTTGCGCAAGAAACTGGGGCTGGCTGGGGAAAGCGGCCTGATGCTTTCCTCCGTTTATGGCCAGGGTTACCGGCTGGATACAGTTCAGCCGGCCTGATTCTCTATCTCCGGGTTTGGGTTATACTAGACAAAATTGGTCGGGTATTCCCGGCGGTCACCCAAAACCGGAGATTTCATGAGTCTTTCAGAACAGCAAATCAAGGCTGCGCTTTCTGCTGCGGTCGATCCCAATACTGGTAAGGATTTCGTCGCCGGCAAGGCGGTGAAGAACATCAAGATCGACGGTAACGACGTCGCCTTCGATATCGAACTCGGCTACCCGGCCAAGACCCAGATTGATCTCATCCGCAAGCAGGTGATCGCGGCTGTGCGTGCGGTGCCGGGTATCGGCAATATTTCCGCCAACGTTTTCACCAAGATTGTCGCTCACTCGGTGCAGATGGGCGTCAAGCTGATGCCGGGCGTCAAGAACATCATCGCGGTGGCTTCCGGCAAGGGTGGCGTCGGCAAGAGCACGACCGCGGTCAATCTGGCCCTGGCCCTGGTCCAGGAAGGCGCCAGCGTCGGTATCCTCGATGCCGACATCTACGGCCCGTCGCAGCCGCAAATGCTCGGCCTGGCTGGTCAGCAGCCGGAATCGAAGGACGGCCAGAGCATGGAGCCGCTTGAGGCCTATGGCCTGCAGGCGATGTCCATCGGTTTCATGGTCGATGTCGAAACGCCGATGGTCTGGCGCGGGCCGATGGTGGCGCAGGCGCTCGACCAGATGCTGGGCCAGACCAACTGGCACGATATCGATTATTTGATCGTCGACATGCCGCCAGGTACCGGTGACATCCAGTTGTCACTGGCCCAGAAGGTGCCGGTGACCGGTGCTGTGATCATCACCACGCCGCAGGACATCGCGCTGATCGACGCGCGCAAGGGCCTGAAGATGTTCGAGAAGGTGAATATCCCCATCCTCGGCATTGTCGAGAACATGAGCATCCACATTTGCTCGAAGTGTGGTCACGAAGAGCATATCTTCGGCGAAGGCGGCGGCGAGCGAATGTGCCAGGACTACGACGTCGAGTTCCTGGGCAGCCTGCCGCTGGAAATGGCCATTCGCCAGATGGCCGATGGCGGCAAGCCGACCGTGGTTGGCGACCCGGATTCGCGCACGGCCGAGATCTACCGCGGCATCGCCCGCCGCGTGGCAGTCAAGATTGCCGAGAAAGCCAAGGATATGACCTCGAAGTTCCCCAATATCGTGGTCCAGAACACCTAAGTTTTTGCCAAAACCACAGACAAAGGCGGGTAAAATCCCGCCTTTGTTTTTTGTCGTACGGAACCGAGAAAATGGCCATCAAATCAGACAAATGGATACGCCGCATGGCGGCAGAGCACGGCATGATCGAGCCGTTCGAACCCGAGCTGGTGCGTGAAGCGAATGGCGAAAAGATCGTCTCCTACGGCACCTCCAGTTACGGCTACGATATTCGTTGCGCCCGTGAGTTCAAGGTCTTCACCAACATCAACTCGACCGTCGTCGATCCGAAGAACTTCGACCCGAAGTCCTTCGTCGAGATCGAATCCGATGTCTGCATCATCCCGCCGAACTCTTTTGCCCTGGCCCGGACCATGGAATATTTCCGTATTCCGCGCTCGGTGCTGACCGTCTGCCTCGGCAAGTCGACCTATGCCCGCTGCGGCATCATCGTCAATGTGACGCCGTTCGAGCCGGAATGGGAAGGCTACGTCACGCTGGAGTTTTCCAATACGACGCCGCTGCCCGCCAAGATCTACGCCGGTGAAGGTTGTGCCCAGGTGCTGTTCTTCGAATCCGACGAGATTTGCGAAACCTCGTACAAGGATCGTGGCGGCAAGTACCAGGGGCAAGTTGGCGTGACCCTACCCAAAATCTGACGCTGCACTGTAACAAAAACGTCTTATTCTGTGACCCGCTGCGGCGGGTCGCCGCTTTTTAAGGATTCATCATGCGCTTCCACTTCCCCATCATCATCATCGACGAGGACTTCCGCTCGGAAAATACCTCGGGTTTCGGTATCCGCGCCCTGGCCGAGGCGATCGAGAAGGAGGGCATGGAAGTGGTCGGCGTGACCAGCTACGGCGACCTGACCTCGTTCGCCCAGCAGCAGAGCCGCGCCTCGGCTTTCATCCTGTCGATTGACGACGAGGAACTGGCGCTGGAGCCCGAAGAGACGCTGGCCGAGCTGCGCGCCTTCGTCAAGGAAATCCGCAACCGCAACGCCGAGATACCGATCTTCCTGCATGGCGAAACCCGCACCTCGCGCCACATCCCGAACGACGTGCTGCGCGAGCTGCATGGCTTCATCCACATGTTCGAGGACACGCCGGAGTTCATCGCTCGCAACGTCAAGCGCGAGGCGCAGGCTTATCTCGATTCGCTGCCGCCGCCGTTCTTCCGGGCGCTGACGCATTACGCGGCCGATGGCTCGTATTCCTGGCACTGCCCCGGCCACTCGGGCGGCGTCGCCTTCCTGAAGTCGCCGGTCGGCCAGATGTTCCACCAGTTCTTCGGCGAAAACATGCTGCGTGCCGACGTCTGCAATGCCGTCGAGGAACTCGGCCAACTGCTCGACCACACTGGCCCGGTCGCCGCTTCCGAGCGCAACGCGGCTCGCATCTTCAATGCTGACCACCTGTATTTCGTCACCAACGGCACCTCGACCTCGAACAAGATCGTCTGGCATTCGACCGTCGCGCCGAACGACATCGTCGTCGTCGACCGCAACTGCCACAAGTCCATCCTGCACGCCATCATGATGACCGGCGCGATTCCGGTCTTCCTGATGCCGACGCGCAACAACTTCGGCATCATCGGCCCGATCCCGAAGTCGGAATTCCTCTGGGAGAACATCCAGAAGAAGATCGCGGCCAATCCGTTCATTACCGACAAGACGGCCAAACCGCGCGTCCTGACCATCACCCAGTCGACCTACGACGGCATCCTCTACAACGTCGAGGACATCAAGGAAGAGCTGGACGGCAAGATCGATACCCTGCATTTCGACGAAGCCTGGTTGCCGCACGCCGCCTTCCACGATTTCTACGGCGATTACCACGCCATCGGCGCCGATCGCCCGCGCTGCAAGGAGTCGATGATTTTCTCGACGCAATCGACGCACAAGCTGCTGGCTGGCCTGTCGCAGGCGTCGCAGATCCTGGTGCAGGATGCCGACAACTACAAGCTCGACCGCGACATCTTCAACGAGGCCTACCTGATGCACACCTCGACCTCGCCGCAGTACTCAATCATCGCCTCGTGCGATGTGGCGGCGGCGATGATGGAAGAGCCGGCCGGTACCGCGCTGGTCGAAGAGTCGATCACCGAAGCCCTTGATTTCCGCCGCGCCATGCGCAAGGTGGACGAAGAGTGGGGCGCTGACTGGTGGTTCAAGGTCTGGGGGCCGGACGACCTGTCCGAAGAAGGTATCGAGGAGCGCGATGCCTGGATGCTCAAGCCGGGCGAGCGCTGGCACGGTTTCAGCAATCTGGCCGACGGTTTCAACATGCTCGACCCGATCAAGGCGACCATCATCACCCCGGGCCTCGATGTCGATGGCGACTTTGCCGACGAATTCGGTATTCCCGCCGCCATCGTCACCAAGTACCTGGCCGAACATGGCGTCATCGTCGAGAAGTGCGGCCTCTACAGCTTCTTCATCATGTTCACCATCGGCATCACCAAGGGCCGCTGGAACACGCTGGTGACCGCGCTGCAGCAGTTCAAGGACGATTACGACAAGAACCAGCCGCTGTGGAAGGTGCTGCCCGAGTTCGTGCAGAAGAATCCGCGTTACGAGCGCGTCGGCCTACGTGACCTATGCACGCAGATTCACAGCGTCTACAAGCAGAACGACGTGGCCCGCCTGACCACCGAAATGTACCTGTCGGACATGGTGCCGGCGATGCGTCCGGCCGATGCCTTCGCCAAGATGGCGCACCGCGACATCGAGCGGGTGCCGGTGGATGAATTGCTGGGGCGCGTCACGGCCGTATTGCTGACGCCGTACCCGCCGGGCATCCCGCTGCTGATTCCGGGCGAGCGCTTCAACCAGACGATTTGCAGCTATCTGAAGTTCGCGCGCGAGTTCAACGCCCGCTTCCCCGGCTTCGAGACCGATGTGCACGGTCTGGTCAAGGGCGCCGATGGCACCTACTACGTGGATTGCGTGCGCTGATTCCTGCCGCTATTTGCGGCGATAGGTCACAAAAGAAAACCCCGTTCCGCTTTGGCTGGACGGGGTGTTTTTTTGCGCGACGTGCCAGTCGGCTGCGCCGATTTCCGGGAACCTGGCATCGCCCTCGGGTTCGAGGTCGACTTCGGTGATTTCCAGTCGGTCGGCGACGGCCATGGCCTGCGTATAAATCTGCTCACCACCAATGATGAAAATGCTTTCGGCGGTCGACGCCAGCTTCAGGGCCTGGTCGAGAGCGTCGGTCACTTCGGCGCCGGGGGCGGCGTAATCGGCCTGGCGGCTGATCACGATGTTGCGGCGGCCGGGGAGCGGGCGGAAACGCGGCGGCAACGATTCCCAGGTCTTGCGGCCCATGACCACCGTCTGGCCGGCGGTCAGCGTCTTGAAGTGCGCCATGTCCTCCGGAATGTTCCAGATCAAGGTGTTGTCCTTGCCGATGACCCGGTTTTTGGCGATGGCGGCGATGATGATGATTTCGGACATGCTTGGGTTTAACCTCGGGTAGCGATGGCGTCGCGATAGAGCGCAACATACTCGTTGGCCGCGTGCGTCCAGGAAAAGTCCCGGCGCATGCCGTTCTGCTGGATACGCAGCCACAGTTTCCTGTCCTGCCAGGTGCGGCACACATGCTCGATGGTCAGCCACAGGGCGTGCGGCGTATCGCCATCCAGCACGAAACCATTGGCCGTCTTGTCGGCCAGGCTGTCTTCGCAGACGTCGACCACCGTATCGGCCAGGCCGCCAGTGGCACGGACAATCGGCGGCGTGCCATAGCGCAGGCTGTACATCTGGTTCAGGCCGCAAGGCTCGAAGCGGGAAGGCATCACGAAGCAGTCGGCGCCGGCTTCGATGCGATGGGCCAGCCCTTCGTCAAAGCCGATCTTGACGACGATCTGTCCCGGGAAGCGCTTGGCCAGATCGATGAAGCCGGCTTCCATCGCCTTGTCACCACTACCCAGCACGACCAGCTGGGCCGGTAACTTGGGCAGGCCTTCGGCGACGGTGAGCAGCAGGTCGAGGCCCTTCTGGCCGGTCAGGCGGCTGATTACGCCAAACAGCGGCCGGTCGGCGGTTACTTCCAGGCCCATTTCGGTTTGCAGCGCCGTCTTGTTGGCCCGTTTGGCCGCCAGTCGATTGGCGGCGTAGGCGAAAGGCAGCGCCGGGTCGGTGGCCGGGTTCCAGAGCTCGGTATCGACGCCGTTCAAAATGCCGCGCAGCGCCGCGCTGCGGTGGCGCAGCAGCGGTGCCAGGCCATAGCCGAAATGCTCATCCTGGATTTCGCGGGCATAGGTCGGGCTGACCGTGGAAATCTGCGAAGCCAGTTGCAGGCCGGCTTTCAGGAAAGAAAGCTGGTCGTGATATTCGACGCCATCGAAACGCCAGGCGTGTTCCGGCAAACCGAGAGAGGCCAGCATGTCGCGGCCGAAGCAGCCCTGGAAGGCGATATTGTGCACGGTCACGACGCTGGCCGCACCGCCCTGGTAATGCAGATAAGCCGGGGCAAGGGCGGTCTGCCAGTCATTAGCGTGGACAATGTCAGGCTGCCAGCCGAGCGGCGAATCCGGCTGGCCGAGGCGGGCGGCAACCCGCGACAGCAGGCCGAAGCGCAGCGCGTTGTCGGGCCAGTCTTGGCCACTGGCATCGAGATAGGGGTTGCCCGGACGATCGTAGAGTTCGGGGCAGTCGAGCAACAGCAATTCCAGCTGGCCGGCCTTGGCGGTCAGCAGTCGGCAAGCCGGCAGG is a window encoding:
- a CDS encoding zinc ribbon domain-containing protein YjdM is translated as MSGLPNCPKCKSEYTYEDGDNYVCPECAHEWPKNAAVTAEEKRVWRDANGNELQDGDSVTVIKDLKIKGSSSVVKVGTKVKNIRLIDGDHDIDCKIDGIGAMQLKSEFVKKA
- a CDS encoding SulP family inorganic anion transporter is translated as MKIAFRPKLLDCLPTYNRGQLGKDIAAGITVGVLALPLAMAFSIASGCSPTAGIWTAIIAGLITSALGGSRVQIGGPTGAFIPIVYGIVAIHGFNNLLGATMLAGVFLLAMGLARMGQLIRFIPVTVVIGFTNGIAVVIFLAQIKDFFGLKIESLPAEFFHRIKTLAAYADTVDLPTLGLASACFIFLLSYNWLAQRLAILRRAPGPLVVLIVGTLVSYIFNLPVETIGTRFGGIPQELPVFGLPNLSIHDFGKLISPAITIALLGAIESLLSARVADSQIDDRHDPNQELVAQGLANIAAPLFGGFAATGAIARTSTNVKSGGRTPIAGITHAVVLIGIVLIAAPLASYVPLATLSAIVMVVAINMGEWHEFKELKRYSYNYRIILLATFFVTVLFDLTIAVELGMVLASLFFIYRMSELTRVERRPLREEASEPQFLYPDGTMRVAAWQLFGSLFFGAVNKLEALLDPAAGHPEVVILDMTQLIQLDTTGLEGLENLLDKLKKRGCTLLVCGLNSQPGSLLYRSGFVDHLGDDNVCPDLSSALQRAYILLPNLMGGSEEDY
- a CDS encoding CopG family transcriptional regulator — encoded protein: MENRTARLTILIDPQKKKIFEEICAAKDLTPSQVVRRLVRQYVIDNAGNRDLPEWLKPGSTAGD
- the metG gene encoding methionine--tRNA ligase gives rise to the protein MSRKILVTSALPYANGAIHLGHLVEYIQTDIWVRFQKMSGNECWYVCADDTHGTPIMLRAEKEGITPEQLIARVHGEHSRDFAGFHVGFDNYYSTHSDETRDCANDIYLKLRAAGLIETRTIEQYYDPVKQLFLPDRFIKGECPKCGAKDQYGDNCESCGAAYAPTDLKDPYSAISGAKPELRTSEHYFFKLSDPRCEAFLRQYTSRDNGVLQNEAANKMQEWLGAPGENKLTDWDISRDAPYFGFEIPDAPGKYFYVWLDAPIGYMGSFKNLCSKNGLDFDEYFKPDSKTELYHFIGKDILYFHALFWPAELAHAGFRTPTKIFAHGFLTVDGAKMSKSRGTFITAESFLKTGLNPEWLRYYYAAKLSATMEDIDLSLDDFVARVNSDLVGKYVNIASRSAGFITKRFNGQLAPAAADLPAIKGIQEAASRIAELYEAREFGKAMREIMALTDAANQYVDSVKPWELAKQEGKEVELHAACTNALNLFRLLTVLLKPILPIVANKVEKFLNIAPLQWTDTQSLLAGGHAINVYEHLMTRVDPKLIEKLVEANKESLAPTQEVQSQQRHAEHQQNEVKTESPWEPFCNIDDFMKVDLRIVRIANAEHVEGADKLVRLTLDVGNDETRNVFAGIKAAYDPAQLIGRLTVMVANLAPRKMKFGLSEGMVLAASDPEGKTPGIFLLSPDSGAQPGMRVK
- a CDS encoding response regulator transcription factor, producing MNFAVVEDSRSQAEVLKALLKSEGHQVEIFAEGKPCIEALKTRSFDFFVIDWNLPDIGGDEVLKQIREHCGWDVPVLFCTGRTDEEAAADILRLGADDYVPKPIRYMEFLARVQSLLRRRKPRPATLQFGNIEIDLEGRRIRLCGLDVELTQREFELAVILLRNVGRVLSREELLTSVWSREAGVDTRTVDTHASRLRKKLGLAGESGLMLSSVYGQGYRLDTVQPA
- the apbC gene encoding iron-sulfur cluster carrier protein ApbC; this translates as MSLSEQQIKAALSAAVDPNTGKDFVAGKAVKNIKIDGNDVAFDIELGYPAKTQIDLIRKQVIAAVRAVPGIGNISANVFTKIVAHSVQMGVKLMPGVKNIIAVASGKGGVGKSTTAVNLALALVQEGASVGILDADIYGPSQPQMLGLAGQQPESKDGQSMEPLEAYGLQAMSIGFMVDVETPMVWRGPMVAQALDQMLGQTNWHDIDYLIVDMPPGTGDIQLSLAQKVPVTGAVIITTPQDIALIDARKGLKMFEKVNIPILGIVENMSIHICSKCGHEEHIFGEGGGERMCQDYDVEFLGSLPLEMAIRQMADGGKPTVVGDPDSRTAEIYRGIARRVAVKIAEKAKDMTSKFPNIVVQNT
- the dcd gene encoding dCTP deaminase → MAIKSDKWIRRMAAEHGMIEPFEPELVREANGEKIVSYGTSSYGYDIRCAREFKVFTNINSTVVDPKNFDPKSFVEIESDVCIIPPNSFALARTMEYFRIPRSVLTVCLGKSTYARCGIIVNVTPFEPEWEGYVTLEFSNTTPLPAKIYAGEGCAQVLFFESDEICETSYKDRGGKYQGQVGVTLPKI